From Eriocheir sinensis breed Jianghai 21 chromosome 37, ASM2467909v1, whole genome shotgun sequence, one genomic window encodes:
- the LOC127008287 gene encoding uncharacterized protein LOC127008287, whose translation MASLSHSTTATSMSSKNGQPLVGVEDYQREAFRRLPKNALDYYRSGALDQETLQENKDAMMRWYIRPRFLRDVSKRSMATTLLGHKVAVPFGVAPTAMQRMAHPEGEVATAKAAGKVGAPFTLSTIATSSIEEVAEGAPNTLRFFQLYIYRDREVTASLVRRAEAAGFSVLVLTVDAPSFGIRRADIRNRFVLPPHLRMANFQGKDEFSRINTSAGGSGINEYVASLFDPSLTWQDVAWLKSISRLPLVLKGILTAEDAKLGVEAGAAAIWVSNHGARQVDGVPPTMEALPEVVKAVGDRCEVYVDGGFSQGGHIFKALALGAKMVFMGRPLIWGLACGGEEGAEAVLNTLKAELDSVMALSGCATIKDITQDMVVRRETYSRL comes from the exons atgGCAAGTCTGAGCCACTCAACTACAG CCACCAGTATGAGCAGTAAGAACGGACAACCACTGGTGGGTGTGGAAGACTACCAAAGGGAGGCATTCCGTCGCCTGCCCAAAAATGCTCTAGATTACTACCGATCCGGCGCCCTCGACCAGGAGACTCTACAGGAAAACAAGGATGCCATGATGAG GTGGTACATTCGACCCCGGTTCCTCCGGGATGTGTCAAAGCGCAGTATGGCAACCACCCTGCTGGGCCACAAGGTTGCTGTGCCCTTTGGTGTGGCCCCGACAGCCATGCAGCGAATGGCTCACCCTGAAGGGGAGGTGGCCACGGCAAAGG CTGCCGGGAAGGTGGGAGCTCCCTTCACCCTGAGCACCATTGCCACATCCAGCATCGAGGAGGTGGCCGAGGGTGCACCCAACACACTGCGCTTCTTCCAACTCTATATTTACAGGGACAG AGAGGTCACAGCTTCCCTGGTGAGGCGTGCCGAGGCTGCTGGCTTCTCAGTGCTGGTCCTCACTGTGGACGCACCATCATTTGGCATCCGCCGTGCCGACATCAGAAACAGATTTGTTCTTCCCCCTCATCTTAG GATGGCCAACTTTCAAGGCAAAGATGAGTTCAGCCGTATCAACACATCAGCGGGCGGCTCAGGCATCAACGAGTACGTGGCCTCGCTCTTTGACCCAAGCCTCACCTGGCAAGATGTGGCCTGGCTTAAAAG CATCTCCCGGTTGCCCCTAGTGCTAAAGGGCATCCTGACAGCAGAGGATGCCAAGCTGGGCGTGGAGGCGGGTGCTGCAGCCATATGGGTGTCGAACCATGGCGCACGGCAAGTGGATGGTGTCCCCccaacg ATGGAAGCCCTGCCTGAGGTGGTGAAGGCTGTGGGTGACCGCTGTGAGGTGTACGTGGACGGGGGCTTCTCTCAGGGAGGACACATCTTCAAGGCCCTGGCTCTTGGGGCCAAGATG GTATTCATGGGGCGCCCCCTGATATGGGGACTAGCCTGTGGGGgcgaggagggggcagaggctgTGCTGAACACCCTCAAGGCAGAACTGGACTCTGTCATGGCACTGTCAG gATGTGCCACAATAAAGGACATCACCCAGGACATGGTGGTGCGACGAGAGACCTACTCCAGGCTCTGA
- the LOC127008286 gene encoding atrophin-1-like, with amino-acid sequence MGCVASKPDINDRHANIFQVVNVDEVGHRFSPAKLEVTEADLVLHQRGKAAIRWPLRCLRRYGFDAELFSFESGRRCPTGPGIYAFKCRRAEALFNMLQLQIQNITEDAASRELGTALPILPTMPSLPPHEDPVPGAPEFEGYLDPLQQRPTHPRIPNNVGPPGNSVAAGGAGNMDAVGGAAAYGTSMYRSVGPIHSPVSPPTPLGQPPLPLYDSSYDGLVGAEEPPPTPGHDTRDSLPPSACMNHVDKACPSWTLSQLNHMRRPISHLPPPYPPNQVYVNVGPESRHTYVNMQQKEVSVVPVVPPRQPTAPGSGSSHSGTTTTTDTDHNQQINYIVLEIDHGSDSSVVPPTSPSGSCSPQGMCKGYAQIDFDKTRALNAAKQAAGREDGSRKTRHNSTFSATTPTNLAHHNSSFSD; translated from the coding sequence ATGGGGTGTGTGGCCAGCAAGCCGGACATCAACGACCGCCACGCCAACATCTTCCAGGTGGTCAATGTGGACGAGGTGGGCCACCGTTTTAGCCCAGCCAAGCTGGAGGTGACGGAGGCCGACCTTGTGCTGCACCAGCGGGGCAAGGCGGCCATCCGCTGGCCCCTCCGCTGCCTCCGCCGATATGGCTTTGACGCAGAGCTGTTCAGCTTTGAGAGTGGGCGGCGCTGCCCCACTGGCCCGGGCATCTATGCCTTCAAGTGCAGGCGGGCGGAGGCGCTGTTCAACATGCTGCAGTTGCAGATCCAGAACATCACCGAAGATGCCGCCTCCCGGGAACTGGGAACAGCCCTGCCCATCCTGCCCACCATGCCTTCCTTGCCTCCCCATGAGGACCCAGTCCCTGGGGCCCCTGAATTTGAGGGCTACCTGGACCCCCTCCAGCAGCGTCCCACTCACCCCCGAATCCCCAACAATGTGGGGCCGCCGGGAAACAGTGTGGCAGCGGGAGGGGCCGGGAACATGGATGCCGTGGGTGGGGCGGCAGCCTACGGGACGAGCATGTACAGGTCGGTGGGACCCATCCACTCGCCTGTCTCTCCGCCTACTCCTCTGGGCCAGCCACCGCTGCCGCTGTACGACAGCAGCTACGACGGCCTGGTTGGGGCGGAGGAGCCACCGCCCACCCCGGGCCACGACACTAGGGACTCGCTCCCCCCTTCTGCCTGCATGAACCACGTGGACAAGGCGTGTCCATCTTGGACCCTATCACAGCTCAACCACATGCGTCGACCCATCTCCCACCTGCCCCCGCCCTACCCGCCTAACCAGGTGTACGTGAACGTGGGGCCGGAGAGCAGACACACATACGTCAACATGCAGCAGAAGGAGGTGTCGGTGGTGCCGGTAGTGCCGCCACGCCAGCCCACTGCGCCGGGCTCGGGCTCCTCCCactcaggcaccaccaccacgacggacACAGACCACAATCAACAGATCAACTACATTGTGCTAGAGATTGACCATGGCTCTGACTCCTCCGTGGTGCCCCCAACCAGCCCCTCGGGGTCTTGCTCACCCCAGGGCATGTGCAAAGGCTACGCCCAGATAGACTTTGATAAGACGAGGGCGCTGAACGCAGCCAAGCAGGCAGCCGGGCGGGAGGACGGCTCACGCAAGACTAGGCACAACTCCACCTTTAGTGCGACCACGCCCACGAATCTTGCCCACCACAACTCCTCCTTCTCGGACTGA